From Acidipropionibacterium acidipropionici, one genomic window encodes:
- a CDS encoding hemolysin family protein has product MWFDVLMLVLGVVLTAGTAIFVSAEFALVALDQASVERRAAAGESGAATVLKATKSLSTQLSGTQVGITLTTILLGYTTQTSIADLLTSAMGHAGLAQALAAAIAAVVAAVFINMFSMLFGELVPKNMAMAHPMWTAGKVAPVQMFFTTLFRPLIVVLNGSANWLLHRMGIEPREEISSARSATELAALVRHSAEEGTLDISTASLLTKSIHIKDLTAVDVMTDRGLVTTLPESATAADVVAKAEETGHSRFPVIGDSFDDVLGLVSLRRAVGVPFERRDQVPVMSSSLIAEAPRVPETVNLQTLLVRLRDEGLQMAVVVDEYGGVSGVVTLEDVVEEIVGEVADEHDERRLGIRPLPDGSYMVPGRLRPDELRERTGIALPEDPLYETLGGLMMARLERIPEVGDSVEVDGVGLTVARMRGRRVLALTVTPPPRRGRE; this is encoded by the coding sequence GTGTGGTTTGACGTCCTCATGCTCGTGCTGGGCGTCGTCCTCACCGCCGGCACCGCCATCTTCGTCTCCGCCGAGTTCGCCCTGGTGGCTCTGGACCAGGCCTCCGTCGAGCGTCGGGCCGCAGCGGGCGAGTCCGGCGCGGCCACCGTCCTCAAGGCCACGAAGTCGCTGTCCACCCAGCTGTCGGGCACCCAGGTGGGCATCACCCTCACCACGATTCTGCTGGGCTACACCACCCAGACCTCGATCGCCGACCTGCTCACCTCCGCCATGGGCCACGCCGGTCTGGCGCAGGCCCTTGCCGCCGCGATCGCAGCCGTGGTCGCCGCCGTGTTCATCAACATGTTCTCGATGCTCTTCGGCGAGCTGGTGCCCAAGAACATGGCGATGGCCCACCCGATGTGGACCGCCGGCAAGGTGGCGCCGGTCCAGATGTTCTTCACCACCCTCTTCCGGCCTCTCATCGTCGTCCTGAACGGCTCGGCCAACTGGCTGCTCCACCGGATGGGCATCGAGCCGCGGGAGGAGATCTCCTCGGCCCGCTCGGCCACCGAGCTCGCCGCCCTGGTGCGCCACAGCGCCGAGGAGGGCACCCTGGACATCTCGACCGCCAGCCTGCTCACCAAGTCCATCCACATCAAGGACCTCACCGCCGTCGACGTCATGACGGACCGCGGCCTGGTGACCACCCTGCCCGAATCCGCCACCGCCGCCGACGTCGTCGCGAAGGCGGAGGAGACCGGCCACTCCCGCTTCCCCGTCATCGGCGACAGCTTCGACGACGTGCTGGGCCTGGTGAGTCTGCGCCGGGCCGTCGGGGTGCCCTTCGAACGACGCGATCAGGTGCCGGTGATGTCCTCCTCGCTGATCGCCGAGGCGCCGCGCGTCCCCGAGACCGTGAACCTCCAGACCCTGCTGGTGCGGCTGCGCGACGAGGGCCTCCAGATGGCGGTCGTCGTCGACGAGTACGGCGGCGTCTCCGGGGTCGTCACCCTGGAGGACGTCGTGGAGGAGATCGTCGGCGAGGTCGCCGATGAGCACGACGAGCGGCGTCTGGGAATCCGTCCGCTGCCCGACGGCTCCTACATGGTGCCCGGGCGGCTGCGACCCGACGAGCTGCGGGAGCGCACCGGGATCGCGCTGCCCGAGGACCCCCTCTACGAGACCCTCGGCGGTCTCATGATGGCCCGCCTCGAGAGGATCCCCGAGGTCGGCGACAGCGTCGAGGTGGACGGCGTCGGCCTGACGGTGGCGCGAATGCGGGGCCGACGGGTGCTGGCGCTCACCGTCACCCCGCCCCCCCGAAGAGGACGAGAGTGA
- a CDS encoding hemolysin family protein gives MNPLIGLLITVGLLGVNAFFVAGEFAVTSSRRAQIEPLYAERRRGSAKAMYALENVSHMLSICQLGVTVASTTLGVVAEPAIAHLVEGPLTAAGLPEASSHVVGFVVALLLVVYLHVVFGEMVPKNLSIAMPQNALLLLAPPLVAIGAVFKPIIYAMDHIANWFVRKAGLTPRSEISAAFTAEEVASIVEQSEQQGKIHDDLGLLSGSLEFSERSAGDAMVPLTELDTLPEGCTPAQVERHVALTGFSRFPVTRPDGVITGYLHLKDVLYAHGSERDEPVTPWRIRRMERVRDTDEVEDAMRHMQRTGGHCAEVVDADGTVEGVLFLEDILEELVGEIRDSLQRDQI, from the coding sequence GTGAATCCCCTGATCGGACTGCTCATCACCGTCGGCCTGCTGGGCGTCAACGCCTTCTTCGTGGCCGGCGAGTTCGCCGTCACCTCCTCGCGTCGAGCCCAGATCGAGCCGCTCTACGCCGAGCGCAGGCGCGGCTCCGCCAAGGCCATGTACGCCCTGGAGAACGTCTCCCACATGCTGTCGATCTGCCAGCTGGGCGTCACCGTCGCCTCGACCACCCTCGGCGTGGTGGCCGAGCCGGCCATCGCCCACCTGGTCGAGGGCCCGCTGACCGCAGCCGGGCTGCCGGAGGCCTCCTCCCACGTCGTCGGCTTCGTCGTGGCCCTGCTGCTGGTGGTCTACCTCCACGTGGTCTTCGGCGAGATGGTGCCCAAGAACCTCTCGATCGCCATGCCGCAGAACGCGCTGCTGCTGCTCGCCCCGCCGCTGGTGGCGATCGGTGCGGTCTTCAAGCCGATCATCTACGCGATGGACCACATCGCTAACTGGTTCGTCCGCAAGGCGGGGCTCACACCGCGCTCCGAGATCTCGGCGGCCTTCACCGCCGAGGAGGTGGCCTCGATCGTCGAGCAGTCCGAGCAGCAGGGCAAGATCCACGACGACCTGGGGCTGCTGTCGGGCTCCCTGGAGTTCTCCGAGCGCTCCGCCGGAGACGCGATGGTCCCCCTGACCGAGCTCGACACCCTCCCGGAGGGCTGCACCCCCGCCCAGGTGGAGCGCCATGTGGCGCTGACCGGCTTCTCCCGGTTCCCGGTGACCAGGCCGGACGGCGTCATCACCGGCTACCTGCATCTCAAGGACGTGCTCTACGCCCACGGCTCCGAGCGCGACGAGCCGGTGACGCCGTGGCGGATCCGCAGGATGGAGCGGGTCCGCGACACCGACGAGGTGGAGGACGCCATGCGCCACATGCAGCGCACCGGCGGCCACTGCGCCGAGGTGGTGGACGCCGACGGCACCGTCGAGGGGGTGCTCTTCCTAGAGGACATCCTCGAGGAACTGGTCGGGGAGATCCGCGACTCCCTCCAACGTGATCAGATCTGA
- a CDS encoding GNAT family N-acetyltransferase — MTDATTTLSTRFAAPDDAERIHRIVEAAYRAKGEGAGWTTESGILDGQRTDLREIGELIANPDGGLLTLREDDRIVATCQLERRSDHAYFGMFAVDPAAQAHGLGKYLLSEAGRVAREEWGLSQMRLTVIAARTDLIAWYERRGFRPTGATSPFPYGDERFGIPRVEGLHFVEFSMDL, encoded by the coding sequence GTGACTGACGCGACCACCACCCTGAGCACCCGTTTCGCCGCCCCCGATGACGCCGAGCGCATCCACCGCATCGTGGAGGCCGCCTACCGGGCCAAGGGCGAGGGAGCGGGCTGGACCACCGAGTCGGGGATCCTCGACGGGCAGCGCACCGATCTGCGCGAGATCGGCGAGCTCATCGCCAACCCCGACGGCGGGCTGCTCACGCTTCGCGAGGACGACCGCATCGTCGCCACCTGCCAGCTGGAGCGCCGCAGCGACCACGCCTACTTCGGGATGTTCGCCGTCGATCCGGCGGCCCAGGCCCACGGCCTGGGCAAGTACCTGCTGTCGGAGGCCGGACGGGTGGCCCGCGAGGAATGGGGCCTGTCGCAGATGCGGCTGACGGTGATCGCCGCCCGCACCGACCTCATCGCCTGGTATGAGCGCCGCGGCTTCCGGCCCACCGGGGCCACCTCCCCCTTCCCCTACGGCGACGAGCGGTTCGGCATCCCGCGCGTCGAGGGCCTGCACTTCGTCGAGTTCTCGATGGACCTGTGA
- a CDS encoding DUF3592 domain-containing protein, whose translation MRYNPANHDTVRLADLDDAAVQRAIIDWRVERGLLSAAHSRALRDGVETPASVMALRPTGRRRDGEVEMTLTLLMAPEDGAAWEAESTGFVDPDALSAIQVGSPVLAWYLPGAPFDPAVEVRR comes from the coding sequence GTGCGCTACAACCCGGCGAATCACGACACCGTGCGGCTCGCCGATCTCGACGACGCCGCGGTCCAGCGGGCCATCATCGACTGGCGCGTCGAACGCGGGCTGCTGTCGGCGGCCCATTCCCGGGCGCTGCGCGACGGCGTCGAGACGCCGGCCTCTGTGATGGCCCTGCGGCCCACGGGTCGGCGCAGGGACGGCGAGGTCGAGATGACCCTCACCCTGCTCATGGCACCCGAGGACGGAGCCGCATGGGAGGCCGAGAGCACCGGATTCGTCGACCCGGACGCCCTGTCGGCCATCCAGGTGGGCTCCCCGGTACTGGCCTGGTACCTGCCGGGCGCCCCCTTCGACCCCGCGGTGGAGGTGCGGAGATGA
- a CDS encoding Cof-type HAD-IIB family hydrolase: MNREAGPASAPARIRAMAFDIDGTLAGADLQVSERTCRVVARLPEAGITPITITGRALLAARLPLESVGTPGYVVACGGGIAIATPSQEVLFRRPMPPAVVDEVLDLADEFGLVATVFGDEELYAATRDDRSAQILEASNLYRPLIATDDLRSVEAIKMMVWGPRDHLDRITSQIKARFPALDRSLPEFFETSAPGADKRPAILAVLAQIGVDPSDCMGFGDGENDVSWLAAIGHPIAMGNARDDVKAVADTVIGPNTEDGVAQFLESYLAGSDD, from the coding sequence GTGAACAGGGAAGCGGGACCAGCATCGGCGCCGGCGCGGATCCGGGCGATGGCCTTCGACATCGACGGCACCCTGGCCGGGGCCGATCTTCAGGTCTCCGAGCGCACCTGCCGGGTGGTGGCGAGGCTGCCCGAGGCGGGTATCACCCCGATCACCATCACCGGGAGGGCGCTGCTGGCGGCCCGCCTGCCCTTGGAGTCTGTGGGCACCCCCGGATACGTTGTGGCCTGCGGGGGCGGCATCGCGATCGCCACCCCGAGCCAGGAGGTGCTGTTCCGTCGGCCCATGCCGCCGGCCGTCGTCGACGAGGTGCTCGACCTGGCCGACGAGTTCGGCCTGGTGGCCACCGTCTTCGGCGACGAGGAGCTCTACGCCGCCACCCGTGACGACCGTTCGGCGCAGATCCTGGAGGCCTCCAACCTGTACCGCCCGCTCATCGCCACCGATGACCTGCGCAGCGTCGAGGCCATCAAGATGATGGTGTGGGGCCCCCGCGACCACCTCGACCGGATCACCTCGCAGATCAAGGCCAGGTTCCCCGCCCTGGACCGCTCACTGCCCGAGTTCTTCGAGACCTCGGCCCCCGGTGCCGACAAGAGGCCCGCCATCCTGGCGGTGCTCGCGCAGATCGGCGTCGATCCCTCCGACTGCATGGGCTTCGGCGACGGGGAGAACGACGTCTCCTGGCTGGCGGCGATCGGCCATCCGATCGCGATGGGCAATGCCCGCGACGACGTCAAGGCCGTCGCCGACACCGTCATCGGGCCCAACACCGAGGACGGCGTCGCCCAGTTCCTGGAGAGCTACCTCGCGGGGAGCGACGACTAG
- a CDS encoding transketolase → MSTTTTPVPTTDTTALQDLAAQLRVDSIRASTSAGSGHPTSSLSAADLLAVLMSRHLRYDWEEPDNPANDHLIFSKGHASPLIYSVFKAAGQVGEEELMTGYRRFGSRLQGHPTPVLPWVDVATGSLGQGLPDGVGIALAGKYLDKLPYRVWVLCGDSELAEGSIWEAVDKASHYQLDNLVAIVDVNRLGQRGPTELGWDLDAYARRFEAFGARVLTIDGHDLAQIDAAMADAENGEGRPTVILARTVKGKGVPQIEDSPDWHGKPLPEEIAGPAVEALGGVRNDVVSGPGPRELPATPQQNATAVELPRYEIGQEMATRKAYGAALTAVGRADPKVVALDAEVSNSTGTGDFVKALPERYFEMYIAEQQLIGAATGLSVRGYKPFASTFAAFLTRAFDFIRMGAISRADLRIAGSHAGVEIGADGPSQMALEDLAMMRAVEGSTVLYPSDATSTADLVARMAATDGISYLRTTRGGYPVLYGSDETFPIGGSKVLRSGDRVTIVGAGVTVHQALAAAERLAGQGIEATVIDAYSVKPLDAATIAGAVRATGGRLVVAEDHHAQGGLGEAVLSGLAGAGIAGLDVAHLAVRGIPGSGTGAELLHWAGIDADGIVAAARRLIG, encoded by the coding sequence ATGAGCACGACCACGACGCCCGTCCCGACGACGGACACCACTGCGCTGCAGGACCTCGCCGCTCAGCTGCGGGTCGACTCGATCCGCGCCAGCACCAGCGCCGGCTCCGGCCACCCGACGTCCTCCCTGTCGGCCGCCGACCTGCTGGCGGTGCTCATGAGCCGCCACCTGCGCTACGACTGGGAGGAGCCGGACAACCCGGCCAACGACCATCTCATCTTCTCCAAGGGGCACGCCTCCCCACTGATCTACTCGGTCTTCAAGGCCGCCGGGCAGGTCGGCGAGGAGGAGCTCATGACGGGGTACCGGCGATTCGGCTCCCGGCTCCAGGGCCATCCGACCCCGGTGCTGCCGTGGGTCGACGTCGCCACCGGATCCCTGGGGCAGGGCCTGCCCGACGGCGTCGGGATCGCCCTGGCGGGCAAGTACCTGGACAAGCTGCCCTACCGCGTGTGGGTGCTGTGCGGGGACTCCGAGCTCGCCGAGGGATCCATCTGGGAGGCCGTCGACAAGGCCTCTCACTATCAGCTCGACAACCTCGTCGCGATCGTCGACGTCAACCGGCTCGGCCAGCGCGGCCCCACCGAACTCGGCTGGGATCTGGATGCCTACGCCCGCCGCTTCGAGGCCTTCGGAGCCCGCGTCCTCACGATCGACGGCCATGACCTGGCGCAGATCGACGCCGCGATGGCCGACGCCGAGAACGGGGAGGGCCGGCCGACCGTGATCCTCGCGCGGACTGTCAAGGGCAAGGGCGTCCCGCAGATCGAGGACAGCCCCGACTGGCACGGCAAGCCGCTGCCCGAGGAGATCGCAGGCCCCGCCGTGGAGGCCCTCGGCGGGGTGCGCAACGACGTGGTCAGCGGTCCCGGGCCCCGGGAGCTCCCGGCGACGCCGCAGCAGAACGCGACCGCCGTGGAGCTGCCGCGCTACGAGATCGGCCAGGAGATGGCCACCCGCAAGGCCTACGGCGCGGCTCTGACGGCGGTCGGGAGGGCCGATCCGAAGGTCGTCGCCCTGGACGCCGAGGTGTCCAACTCGACCGGCACCGGCGACTTCGTCAAGGCCCTCCCGGAGCGCTACTTCGAGATGTACATCGCCGAGCAGCAGCTCATCGGGGCGGCCACCGGCCTGAGCGTGCGCGGCTACAAGCCCTTCGCGTCGACCTTCGCGGCCTTCCTCACCCGCGCCTTCGACTTCATCCGGATGGGCGCCATCTCGCGGGCCGACCTGCGCATCGCCGGCTCTCACGCCGGGGTGGAGATCGGGGCCGACGGCCCCTCCCAGATGGCCCTGGAAGATCTCGCCATGATGCGGGCCGTGGAGGGATCCACGGTTCTCTACCCCAGCGACGCCACCAGCACCGCCGACCTGGTGGCCCGGATGGCCGCCACCGACGGCATCAGCTACCTGCGCACCACCCGCGGCGGGTACCCGGTGCTCTACGGCTCCGACGAGACCTTCCCGATCGGAGGATCGAAGGTGCTGCGCTCCGGCGACCGGGTCACCATCGTGGGCGCCGGGGTCACCGTCCACCAGGCCCTGGCGGCCGCCGAGCGGCTCGCCGGGCAGGGCATCGAGGCCACCGTGATCGACGCCTACTCCGTCAAGCCTCTCGACGCCGCCACCATCGCCGGCGCGGTCCGGGCCACCGGCGGACGTCTGGTCGTCGCCGAGGACCACCACGCCCAGGGCGGCCTGGGCGAGGCCGTGCTGTCGGGGCTGGCCGGGGCCGGGATCGCCGGCCTGGACGTCGCCCATCTGGCGGTCCGCGGGATCCCGGGATCCGGGACGGGCGCCGAACTGCTGCACTGGGCGGGCATCGACGCCGACGGGATCGTCGCCGCGGCGAGGCGGCTGATCGGCTGA
- a CDS encoding DUF4232 domain-containing protein translates to MMINRSSTRPRHSARVVAAVGHLGYRICFQNTSGSPCTLQGYPGVSAVGHDNGTQLGKAASRSGEKGSRVTLIPNASAYATIFAVNIGDGGGPLGSECKVGKADGWRIYPPGETHAAYIAQKGMTACTSKSDWLQIGPVHPGS, encoded by the coding sequence ATGATGATCAATCGCAGTTCGACCCGTCCTCGTCATTCGGCGAGGGTTGTGGCGGCGGTCGGCCACCTGGGCTACCGGATCTGCTTCCAGAACACCTCCGGCAGCCCCTGCACCCTCCAGGGCTATCCGGGCGTCTCCGCGGTGGGCCACGACAACGGCACACAGCTCGGGAAGGCCGCCTCCCGGTCCGGGGAGAAGGGCAGCAGGGTCACGCTGATCCCCAACGCCAGCGCCTACGCCACCATCTTCGCGGTGAACATCGGTGACGGCGGCGGCCCGCTCGGCTCCGAGTGCAAGGTCGGCAAGGCCGACGGATGGCGGATCTACCCGCCGGGCGAGACCCACGCCGCCTACATCGCCCAGAAGGGCATGACGGCCTGCACCTCGAAGTCCGACTGGCTGCAGATCGGCCCGGTCCATCCGGGCTCCTGA